The sequence below is a genomic window from Nicotiana tomentosiformis chromosome 6, ASM39032v3, whole genome shotgun sequence.
cgataaaccaccagtgccaccagttagggccgcgagaggtcggggtcgaggtagaggccggggccgaggtagaggtcgaggtatcgCTCGTACAACAGTTAGAGCAACACTTGTAGCactaccagttgctccagctcaggagcagattccaaatGTAGTTGAGCTGGCGGGACCCGCTCAgacaccagctgtgcccattgagattccaggcctacaTGAGTCTTTGactcagatattgacagtttgcactggccttgctcatgtggtttcggctcaggcctcactagctacttctcaggccgggggaggtactcacacCCCTATTTCCCGTGCtctagagcaggtagtgcagggacttcagataccgggggcactatcAGCCCAGCCGGCTGTAGCTGCTCAgtccccggtagtccccgttatggaagatgatgagcagaggagacttgagagatttgggaggcttcgacctccatcatttagcggtgctgagtcagaggatgctcagtgATTTCTAGATAAGTGCGAGCGGATGCtgcggacaacgggtattctggagaccagtggggtctcgttcactacttttcagttttctggggctgccttcagatggtgggaggcttatgagaggtgcaggcCAGTTAGTGCAGTACCAattacatggcaggaattctccgttctctttttggagaagttcatgccgcagtctcgtagagaggagcaacgcagacagtttgagcagttacgtcaggatggcatatctgtgatgcagtacgagataagattttctaagttggctcgtcacacagtttggttggttcccactgatagggaaaggattaGGAGATTCATTGACGGCCTCatatatcagctgcggttacttatgactcgggagaaggtatctggtgctacttttgatgaggtagttgacattgctcgacagatagaggtGGTCAGTAGCCAGGAGCGTAGtgatagggaggctaagaggcctcgaggttctgGTGGTTTTGGTGGGATACCTTCTAGGGGACAGTCCTACCACAGCAAGGGTcgcccttataggcccgctcagacgaCTCGTCCAGCTCACCATGgtacatcagctagccacggttcttacagtgctcactcaggccagtcttcattcagtgcactaacaacgcagagttctcatcatgcctcgtctgctcaggcttctacaggtaattcctcgggttatcaggagtaaCAGTTCCGTTAgaggagaggttgtttcgagtgcagagaattgggtcatttcaagagagattgtcctaggctgttgagtggggctccacagtagagttctcgaccgacggcACCAACACCAGTActtccaccacccgcccaaccagctcagggtgggggtcaggcagctagggggaGACCGATcagtggcggtcaggcccgattctatgctttttctgccaggccagatgtcgttgcctcagatgcaatgattacaggtattgtctcagtgtgccacggagaagcttctatattatttgaccctagttctacttatttgcatgtatcatcgtactttactcattatatggatattccccatgagtccttagtttcacatgttcgtgtatctacgccggtaggcgatactattattatggaccgtgtgtatcgatcgtgtgtggtaactGTTAGgagactggagactagagttgatctcttatttctcagtatggttgattttgatgtaatcctgggtatggattggttgtctccaagtcgtactattctggactgtcataaaaaaatcgtgacgttggcaatgccggagttgccaaaggtcgaatggaaagggtctctagattatgttcccagtagggtaatttcttatttgaaggcccaacgtatggtggggaaggggtgtttgtcatatttggcttttgtgagagatgttgatacaAATACTCCTacaattgattcagtaccggtagtgcaaGATTTCTCGGATGTTTTTACtgtagacctgtcgggtatgccacccaacagggatattgatttcggtattgacttggtgtcgggcacacaACCCATTTCTactcctctgtatcgtatggcaccggctgaactgaaagaattgaaagagcaactttaggaactcattgataaggggtttattaggcctagtgtgtcgccttagggtacactggttttgtttgtgaaaaagaaagatggtactatgaggatgtgcatcgattataggcaactgaacaaagttataatcaagaataagtatcctttgccgcgtattgataatttatttgaccaacttcagggagcgagggtatcaccagttgaaaattcgggattgggatattctaaagatgacattcatgactcgttatggtcactatgaatttcttgtgatgtcatttgagttaaccaatgccccagcaacatttatacaCCTGATGAATAACatattccagccgtatcttgactcatttgtcgtggtatttattgatgatatcctggtgtactcacgtagccaggagaagcatgcccaacacttgggtattgtattgcagaggttgagagaggagaaactatatgccaaattttctaagtgtgagttctggcttagttcggtggcattcttaggacacatagtgtctagtgaagggattaaggtggatccgaagaaaatagaggttgttcagagttggcccagaccatcttcaattactgagattcggagttttctcggcttggccgattattatcatcacttcgtggagggtttctgatctattgcatcgcctatgactaaattgacccagaaatgtgctccgttcaggtggtcggatgaatgtgaagagagctttcagaatctcaagacaactttgactacaactccagtattggtcttgcctacgggttcagggtcttatactgtatattgtgacgcatcgtgtattggtctcggcgcagtattgatgcaagacggtagggtgattgcctatgagtccagacagttaaaggtacatgagaataattatccaatccacgaccttgagttagaatctattgttcatgccttgaaaatttggcggcattacttgtacagtgtccattgtgaggtatataccgatcatcgaagtctacaacatttgtttaaatagaaggatcttaatttgcggcagcggaggtggttggagttgtttaaggattatgatatcaccattctctatcatcccggaaaggccaatgtggtgactgatgccttgagtcgtaaggcggagaatttgggcagcttaacatacttacctgtagcagagaggcctttagccttggatgttcaggccttggccaaccagtttgttagattggatgtttccgagccgaatcgagttttggcttgtgtgatttctcgatcttctttatatgatcgcatcagagagtgccagtatgatgatccacatctgcgtgtccttaaggacacggttcagcatggtgatgccaaggaagtcactattggtgatgatggtgtattagagatgcagggcaggctgtgTGTGCCTCATGTAGACGgttttcgtgagttgattctccaggaagctcacagttcgcggtactccattcatccaggtgccgcaaagatgtatcaggatttgaggcagcattattggtagaggcaaatgaagaaatatatagttgggtatgtagctcggtgtttaaattgtcaacaggtaaagtacgagcatcagagaccgggaggattacttcagagacttgaaattccagagtggaaatgggagcgcattaccatGTACTTCGTAGTTAGGCTTCTACGGACATTGAGGAAGTTTtatgcaatttgggtgattgtagaacggttgaccaaatccgcattttattccagttggtactacttattcttcggaacgGTTGGCtggaatttatatccgcgagattgttcgcctacacggtatgccagtgtccatcatttcatatccgggcacgcagtttacatcacacttttggagaacagtgcagcgagaattaggtacacaggttcagctAAGTACATCGTTTctccctcagacagacggacagtccgagcgcactattcagatattggaggatatgctacgtgcctgTGTCATTGATAttgagggttcttgggatcaatttctgccacttgcggagtttgcttacaataacagctaccagtcgagtattcagatggctccgtatgaggctttgtatgagagacggtgccggtctccggtgggttggtttgagctgggtcagactaggctattgggtactgacttggttcaggatgctttaaagaaggtcaaagtgattcaggaacggcttcgcacggtgcagtctagacagaagagttatgccgacaggaaggttcgtgatgttctTTACattgttggggagaaggttctgctcaagatttcacccatgaagggtgtgttgaggttcgggaagaagggaaagttgagccctcggtatattgggccttttgaaatacttaagaagattggagaggtggcttatgaacttgccttgccaactagtctatcaggtgttcatcgagtgttccatgtatccatgctctaaaagtatgttggggatccatctcatattttggatttcagtacagtgcaactggacggtaatttgacttatgatgtggagccagtggccattttagaccggcaggtttgaaagttgagaaataaagaaattgcctctatgacagtgttatggcgaaaccaacaggtcgaagaggccacttgggaagccgaggaagaaatgaataaGAAGTACCCTCAAttgtttgaatagtcatgtatttataaagttgtgttctacgaaaatgctaagagttaccttctatgaattatggaTCAACGGTATAActgatgttaaaggtgttccttttgggTAGTATACTGCTCGTGATGCCACGATTGGCATTGTtttaatattatgttgcataGTTGGTTCATGTattatgttgttaggactggttttggtgattttatggcaggtggttaggcccaattgcagaggatactctgctgaaatttctgaaaaatttgggagatagccaaattttggggccttaaggaagttgaaatgttggaagaatatctaagatctataTGAAGTCAAGAACGATTAAAGATGATGATTAAGGATAATACTGTgcctaataatgacttgtaaaacattcgaggacgaatgttcttaagtgggggagaatgtaacaccccagaaaaaatttctaagtgttttaagatccttaagaagattggcgggtgctaattatattaattcgggtataaacaagactgataatttgaatgatatcaatttatcAAGAtgatatatgtatgaggtgcattaagaatggtttatggtctaagaagaacCCTAAggcaagtcaagttgaaaattttatgattggataaagtttcaagtaagttcgcataagatctaacttcaaatgagcataactcttaAGATATAAAGAGTTATATGGTCTATaacctataaaattaaagccctttgagtctagtttctaattaaTCAAACCGTtagtcatttggatatgtatacagaatgtTATGTccattttactggacctatgtcatatgcgtgcccagatgcgcggccgctCATATTTGAgtgtttctgcctcaggtgcacgGCCACGGACGtaggagctcatttaatacccccaaggcagggtagagagaggggttaagttATTTTTGAGCTACaacctgatatttttagagagaagtgaaagtattttagagagaggaagaagctcaagtgtcttgttcatcaaatcttgctcaagccttgaaatccatcaagaaatctctcaagttattcatctaagaggtaagatttcATACCCTAGTCTTTCAATTTCGgattgggtagaagatggttggttaagagtatgattcttgagtgtcagagtattatttatacatacacataccaataaagtttgtgggaagattgttgagttcaaatgggtaaagattgagttgaaaatgatagaaatcttcaaagactttaatttaaggtttgagggtcgagttgatgtcggaatttgataaaatttgtatggttggacacgtggttggatgagcgttcatattttataacttttgtcgggttccgagatgtgggctccacggacgatatttgaattaattttggatttttattggaaaattagtattttcttatggaattaattaaaataattggtattgagtgaatcgaattaattgtggctagatacaaggcttcagagaccaattctcgtggcaagggcatagcgaaataaagaattacacggtttgaggtaagtaacacttttaaatctggtcatgagggtatgaaaccccagattattatattatgtgagtattttggaggtaacacaaatgctaggtgacggacgtgtgggcgtgcaccgtgggactTGGGACTTGGGACATTCCGTGAAATTGAAAAGTTGAATAGGCTTGTTattagctatgtgccctttctgtgctatagaaatttgacagtaaatcatgcttaggctatgtgatggtgcTGTAAAGATCACAGAAgtcttgtacatgttgaattatctgctaaattgttattttatACTCAATCacaatttacttatttattttatctcagtctctattattcattattgatgcatcatattattgttatttgggataagtatcatgactattgagagcccgagagactggagagatttatgactaagtgaggccgagggtctggttgtgagatattatactatagcacgtgagttatccgtgtagcacgtgagttgtccgtacggatccttatattatactatagcacgtgagttgtccgtgcagcacatgagttgtccatacggatcgttatattatactataacatgtgagttatccgtgcagcacgtgagttgtccgtgcagattgtAGCGCTtggggttgtaggagcccctccggagtctgtacaccccagtgagcgtgggtacccattgagtgtgagtgttgagggctgagagccgagtggttgagctgttgtgacgagtcgagtgactgttgccctgagaggctgtacttgctttttatttattgttgcacttagttgctatctgtcattgatgtgaaattctctgaaagattttatatccggattatatgaacttgaaatgtataaaatttatttgacttaaactgctggattcgAAAATCATGTCTAttcttgctggaattattgaaagtgaactataactgtgtagctcgtcaatatcttcagttctttatttattattgttacttactgagttggttgtactcatactacaccctgcatttcgtgtgcatatccaggtgttcccagacgggtgttgattctttcgcgcacttgattttttcggagattctgaggtagctgtcgtgtttcgcagaccttgcctctccttccctatccccttatttactgtatttggtctcagactgttatggaccatatttttcaaacttgtattcatattagatattcatgtactcagtgacaccaggttttgggagtgtttgtatctgaaattgtgaggccttttattaaactcaaattattatgtttttcaaactttAAGAAAATGTagttttattgaggttgtcggcttgcctagtatcgagataggcaccatcacgacatgtgagattttggatcatgacaagtaTCTAAAAGCTTTATAATAAAATCTTTCGTCACATAAATAGCTTTAAAATATCAATGTTTGATGAAAGATATTGTTATATAACCCATAACTAACTGTGCTATTATTTGATTCTTGTTCTTGAGAAAGAAGTAAGGCTCTGCATATATTTGTGAAAGATGACTTCACACATACTTGCTTACAACTTTGTGAGTCTATATCTTACTGCCTttgatttattatattattgAACTTATATTTTATGCAATATACTTCTTAAATGTTGGAATTATATGTTTTTAGTACATCAGAATATATCATTTTCGGAAAGTATAGGGACAAAACGACACTAAAGTTCATCATTGTAAAGATTTTGTGCATGACATATTAAAAGAGAAAAAGCGAGGTTTGAATACTCTTGAATACTCCACAAAAGAGCAATCAACCTTGAGAGACAATTATATCAAGACGTAATTGATATTGTTAAAACTGGAAAGTATGGTGAAGATAAAGTTGATCAAAGAATGATTCTTCTGATAACGTCTATCAGATCAATCGAATTTCAAAATATAGAGATATACCAAAATTTAATTGATAGCATAATGGCTAGAAGAACAGAGATAGAATTGGTCGGACTATGTCTTTTGATTTTATTCATAAAATTAATTAACGTTGCATGAGAATCCTAGCTTTTGGTATATTTAAACTTGTACTTTGTAATATGTATCCATTacctatttttttaataaatgaactggatacacgtgcaacgcacgtggagagagacttatatatatatatatatatatatatatatatatatatatatatatattgtgccaTGTTTGATTATATGGAGCATGGAGCTACCGCAATAATAATGTTACTCGCTCATGTTCATATTGTTCGTCTTTTAAGATTTTTTTACACCCTTTAAGAAGTCATATAATACCCTTTCACCTTTAAATTGGAGTATCATTCTTAGTTATTTTCCAAATAATATCTCATCAAAATAAGTAGGGACAGTGGCGGAATCACATACGACGGAGGGAATTCAATTGGATCCCCTTCGTGGAAACTTATATTTCGTAAATATAATGTAAAAGTAAATAATacgtatataaaatcttaaatGCCCTTATCACTAGAGAAACATATGCTCAAATCAAcatgtatgatatttttagatttatttGAATCTCCTGGTCACAATTTTTAGTTTTGCCACTGACCGGATTGAGTGATGAGTAGTGCCGGCTAGAGGTAAAAATTGTACGGGGCACCCTATTTAATCGCTCTCATTTAATCTATATTCACTTTTAAAAAAAGTTTTAACTTGTACTCACTTTTTAAACAACTCCAGGCCTCTTTTTCCTCCTccttcgttttcttcttcttcttctttttttcttcttcttcttcttcttcttcttcttcttcttcttcttcttcttcttcgagtgacaatgattttatatgatggttgtgaacatattttaataTAGTTTACGATACTTTACAATGGTGAGATGTTATGAcgatttattttttactattgtttagggtttcttcttcttctttttcttaatttcaaaatgggttcattagatttattattgtttcgacaaattgatgattgaggCTTGAtcctgatgatatttggaggttatgttttaaatttgagctcatttggagtagatttatgtattaaatcgtatattggattgttataattcgaagaacaaatttctgtttctgggcaatttgcacttcatgcctatttgaccttaagtgcataaaaacgttggttgcacttcagaccttttggccttaagtgcatctgaagtgtaatttttcacttcagacttattggccttaagtgtagcaaaacgtttattgcacttcagaccttttggccttaagtacatctgaagtgtaatttttcacttcagacttattggccttaagtgtagcaaaacgtttgttgcacttcagaccttttggccttaagttcatccaaagtgtaatttttcacttcaaacttattggccttaagtgtagcaaaacgtttgttacacttcagaccttttggccttaagtgcatctgaagtgtaatttttcacttcagaattattggccttaagtgcatgaaaccattggttacacttcagacctatttggccataagtgcatttgaagtgcaaattttcacttcagacttattggccttaagtgaatgaaaacgtttattgcacttcagactttttggccttaagtgcatctgaaatacaatttttcacttcagacttattggatttaagtgcatctgaagtgcaatttttttacttcagacttattagccttaagtgcatgaaatcattggttgcacttcagacctatttggctttaagtgcatttgaagtgtaattttttcacttgagactaattttttttaacttcagacccgataagtctgaagttgatgGTAAAGTGGGTACGGTTACAAACTTTTTTACaaagtgggtataggttcaaTTGTGATCCCAAAATCGGTATAAATGCAAAAGCCCCAGCTTGAGGGTAAAGCCAATGAAGCAATGACTTTAGGCCCCAAAATTTCTAGGTCCCcttttttagattaataataGGTTAACACTaaagtaatttttccaaaatacaTTTGAATATTTATGATAAAAAGGTATAAGATTTTTCTCAAAAAGAATAGAGATTATTATTTAGCCAATGTGACTTATGATGACTAATACTTAATTTGCACTCTCATATtaatattcttcttctttttctttctcaaaaTAAAACTTGTGTTTTATATTCTCTTTTCTCCCTCTTGCTAAGGTGTCTATCCTCTAAAAATTAAGATAAGGGATGAAAGTCGGTAAAAGTTTACCTACGTCGGATATTTATACCAAGCCAATGAATGTAAGATATATCTCTTGCACACATATTTTTTTACACTTAACCATAGTTGAGTGATATACATTTTCACTTTGATTTGTAATTCTTTAGGTTAATTATTTAGTTAGGTGCAAACTCCCAATTAAAATtgcttcatttttatttttttaagcattgcAGCAACAATAAAATTTATCCTATGTCAAGTTCTTGACTTCTAGAATCAAGTTCTAGTGTTCTATCATACTATTAGTTTTTCATTTAAATTTGAAGTTTATTATTTTTAAGTTCAAGGCCTTCTAAAAGAGTTTGGCTTTAGGCCTCTAATGTTCTTGAGCCGCCTCCGGTGATGAGTTCCAAACGCCGAATGCTTGAAGcggagaaaaagaagaaacttTCCCCCACCCAATTGCCAGCTCCTCAATTGCCGGTGAAAAAAGAATTCCTTAATTACAGAAATCTTGAATTCCTCAAGAAATAGATAGAGAAACATCAAAGATAGAGATAGCCCAGTCCATGACCAGGCCAACACCAGACTGTATATATAACATCACACTAAACATTGCTTTTGCCTCGAAAAAGAGCTTATTCAGTCACTGTGCACGTGCAAATTCCAGTGTCCAGGCCACCAGATGTAACTCATGTCTCCTCTCTTTATGTATAAAACCTTAAACTCTACTACTACTAATTACCAAGATTATGAAGATGATCCTAGAGGAATGGAAAAACAAACAACCTTGTTTTATTGCTTAAAGAAAATGTTGGAAACTTTGGAGTATATAATATTGCTAGTTGCTACCCTACCGATATCTTTGCTTCGTCAGTCGTTTGCCAATTGCCATACCAAACCATTTGTAACGCAATTAAGGAGAAGACTTCTGATGTGAGGCCAgcttttcatctattttctggttcCTATGatgctattattatttttatggttTTTGTTGATAGTACTGATATATTATCTCGTTTCgtgttcttgagccgagggtctttcggaaacaacctcacTACTCCCTCgggcaggggtaaggtctgcgtacacactattctccagacctcacttgtgagattttactgggtgttgttattgttgttgttgcttcttCTATGAGGCCAGCTTGTATACATAGACCATTCTTACAAGAAAAAAATGATATACTAATTATATTACTGCAGTCAAGTATCATAATTATGGAATAAGAGTATCATTTTCTGTTCAGATGAATCTCATACAAATTATGGGCCGGTTTTACAGAAAATTAAATCATGTACACACTTCTACTTGCTTTATAAAGTTGGAAAGAATGTAAATCCTTTTATTATAAGCAGCTCATGGGACTCAGCAAGAAAACAGGAAATTTACACAGTTCACTTGATCAAATTACCGCACATATATAACCTGATCATCATCAAACACGCAATGCAAAATCAAGTAGAAAAAGGATATAATCCAAAGTAGGAGATATCTAAAGCAAAGAATTACGAACTTAAAATGGTCAACGACCCAAATATAAATCCTTTTCCTAATTCTTTTTCCTAAGAATTCTTGGATAGAAGCTAATTAGACAATTGAAACAAGAGGAAGAATACCATACCAAGGCTTACAATCTTGTGGTGCTTGTGCACTACAAAAAAACTCGAATTAGCTACAAACTCCATCGCTGATCAGTCGCTAAATCGCTCGTAGCTAATAAAATTTTTTTACTGCCCCCTTCCCTTCCCTGATCTCCCAATATAACAGAAAATAGGAGTGAATTAAAAAGATCAAGAGAAAGAATTGATACCCCTTGTATAAATTCCTTCAAAGTTAAAATGGAGGTCGGCCAGTTGCCCAATAGCCCTCAGGAGGTAACTGAATGGAGTTAAgaagatttggtggcattccATGAAGTATCGATCC
It includes:
- the LOC138894583 gene encoding uncharacterized protein, with protein sequence MEDDEQRRLERFGRLRPPSFSGAESEDAQWWEAYERCRPVSAVPITWQEFSYEIRFSKLARHTVWLVPTDRERIRRFIDGLIYQLRLLMTREKVSGATFDEVVDIARQIEVVSSQERSDREAKRPRGSGGFGGIPSRGQSYHSKGRPYRPAQTTRPAHHGTSASHGSYSAHSGQSSFSALTTQSSHHASSAQASTGNSSGYQE